The following are from one region of the Myxocyprinus asiaticus isolate MX2 ecotype Aquarium Trade chromosome 2, UBuf_Myxa_2, whole genome shotgun sequence genome:
- the LOC127455437 gene encoding TRAF-interacting protein with FHA domain-containing protein A-like, whose translation MNEISKLETEELLTCLRLQLFHPDQACHPAFHDLPLNQPYKMDAEDPLRLGHDGQACTFVLNDTFVSRKQFSIQAYRKSGNSCLSFMIQNMSQKGKLMVSGSELRHLKRAELDDKSLLWFARYEMLIWQEQGESQSKFEVLFKTCNRPTSQEMGIDVPCY comes from the coding sequence ATGAACGAAATTAGTAAACTTGAGACAGAGGAACTGCTCACATGTCTTCGTCTCCAACTCTTCCACCCTGATCAAGCCTGCCATCCTGCATTCCACGACCTGCCCCTAAATCAACCATACAAAATGGATGCTGAAGATCCCCTAAGGCTTGGCCATGATGGACAAGCCTGCACCTTTGTCCTAAACGACACCTTTGTCTCCAGAAAACAGTTCTCCATACAGGCGTATAGGAAATCCGGCAACTCTTGTTTGAGCTTTATGATTCAGAACATGAGCCAGAAGGGTAAACTCATGGTCAGTGGGTCTGAGCTGAGACACCTTAAAAGAGCAGAGCTTGATGACAAGTCCCTTCTCTGGTTTGCGAGATATGAAATGCTGATTTGGCAGGAGCAAGGAGAGTCTCAAAGTAAATTTGAAGTCCTGTTTAAAACATGCAATAGGCCCACTTCACAAGAAATGGGCATAGATGTGCCATGCTATTAG
- the rbm4.3 gene encoding RNA-binding protein 4.3 — MVKIFVGNLPQQAEVEEIKSLFTQYGSVSECAIIKNFAFVHMNDRKSATKAIRNLHLYKLHGTPINVEASRGKNQGPVKLHVANVEKGSDEELRAMFEEYGSVSECAIIKNFAFVHMSNSDEAMDAIKGLDNSEFQGKRIHVQISKSRPRGEEDDGGYGPPDRGYWPPRFPGGRPEPHGPPRGRFGYPPGPPPPPPPPPRRPPYPERAVSAYDRDGYGVVDYYEKYRARPYGASSYEDRRPSGVPPPPPPPSAIMRERLAGNGLDPYERRPLPPSSFFARDRSPIRRAPPAPPAPTGNGYSYERSRLSPLSMSRNPMYSMPRPRDPYAERAPPPPPARYAY; from the exons ATGGTGAAGATCTTCGTTGGAAACCTGCCTCAGCAGGCCGAAGTAGAAGAAATTAAGTCTCTGTTCACGCAATATGGAAGCGTCAGTGAGTGCGCCATTATCAAAAATTTTGCTTTCGTTCACATGAATGATCGCAAAAGTGCAACAAAAGCCATCCGAAACCTGCATTTATACAAGCTACATGGAACGCCCATCAACGTTGAGGCGAGTCGGGGCAAGAACCAGGGCCCGGTGAAGCTTCACGTGGCCAATGTGGAGAAGGGATCCGATGAGGAGCTCCGAGCAATGTTCGAAGAGTATGGTTCAGTTAGTGAATGCGCGATCATCAAGAACTTTGCCTTTGTGCACATGAGCAACTCTGATGAGGCCATGGATGCAATCAAGGGCTTGGACAACTCTGAATTCCAAG GCAAAAGAATTCATGTGCAGATTTCAAAGAGTCGACCAAGAGGGGAGGAAGATGATGGCGGATACGGCCCCCCAGACAGAGGATATTGGCCACCCCGTTTCCCTGGTGGTCGTCCTGAGCCCCATGGTCCTCCTAGAGGTCGCTTTGGCTACCCCCCTGGCCCCcctcctccaccaccaccacccccCAGACGCCCCCCATACCCAGAGCGTGCTGTATCTGCATACGATCGTGATGGCTATGGTGTGGTCGACTATTATGAGAAGTATCGTGCTCGCCCATATGGCGCTTCCTCATATGAGGACCGACGTCCAAGCGGTGTCCCCCCTCCCCCTCCGCCTCCATCTGCCATTATGAGAGAGCGATTGGCTGGCAATGGCCTTGACCCCTATGAGCGACGTCCCCTCCCGCCATCCTCATTCTTTGCCCGTGACCGCAGTCCTATCAGACGTGCTCCACCTGCCCCTCCAGCACCCACAGGGAATGGTTACTCATATGAGCGTTCacgtctctctcctctctccatgTCTCGGAACCCGATGTACAGCATGCCTCGGCCCAGAGACCCCTATGCCGAGAGGGCGCCGCCTCCACCTCCTGCGCGTTACGCGTATTAA